Part of the Pseudomonas sp. Leaf58 genome is shown below.
GAAGGGGTAATGGGGCTGTTCGACGGCACCCCGTCCAGCGCCGACCTGGCGCGCCACTTCGGCGTGCCGGTGCTGGCGGTAATCGACGGCACGGCCATGGCCCAGACCTTCGGTGCCCTGGCCTTGGGCCTGGCACGTTACCAGGCCGACCTGCCGTTTGCCGGGGTGCTGGCCAACCGGGTGGGCAGCCTGCGCCACGCGCAATTGTTGGAAGGCAGCCTGACCGAAGGCCTGCGCTGGTATGGCGGCTTGTCTCGCGAGCGCGGCATCGAACTGCCCAGCCGCCACTTGGGGCTGGTCCAAGCCAGTGAACTGAACGACCTGGACGCCCGCCTGGACGCGGCCGCCGAGGCGCTGGGTGCAAGCTGTGACGCCGCCTTGCCACCGCCGGTGACGTTTGCCGAACCTGAACCGCAAACGGGCGCTGCCTCGCTGGCCGGCGTACGCATCGGCGTGGCACGGGACGAGGCATTCGCCTTCACCTATGGCGCCAACCTCGACCTGCTGCGCAACCTTGGTGCGCAGCTGGAATTCTTCTCGCCATTGCACGACCGCGAGCTGCCGGCGGTAGACAGCCTGTACCTGCCAGGCGGCTATCCCGAGCTGCACCATCACGCCTTGGCTGGCAATGCGCCGATGAACGAGGCAATCCGTGCCCATCACGCCCAGGGCAAACCCTTGCTGGCCGAGTGCGGTGGCATGCTGTATCTGCTTGATGCGCTGACCGACGTAGCCGGTGAGCGTGCCCAACTGCTCGGCCTGCTGCCGGGCGAGGCGACCATGCAGAAGCGCCTGGCGGCCTTGGCACTGCAGGCGGTTGAACTGCCAGAAGGTACCCTGCGCGGCCACACCTATCACCACTCGCTGACCAACACCGCGCTGGCGCCGATCGCCCGTGGCTTGAGCCCCAACGGCGGGCGCGGCAACGAAGCGGTGTACCGCCTGGGGCGGTTGACGGCTTCCTACGTGCACTTCTATTTCCCCTCCAACCCGGATGCGGCGGCGGCGCTGTTGCGACCATGAGCGAGCACGCTTTCAGTGACGCCGAGCGCGCCGCGATCTACCGGGCCATCGGCGAACGCCGCGATATGCGCCATTTTGCCGGTGGCGAGGTGGCTCCAGAGCTGCTCGGCCGCCTGCTGGCCGCCGCGCACCAGGCGCCCAGCGTCGGCCTGATGCAGCCCTGGCGTTTTATCCGCATTACCCAACGCGACCTGCGCACTCGCATCCAGGCCTTGGTCGAGGCGGAGCGGGTGCGCACTGCCGAGGCCTTGGGCGAGCGCTCCGACGCCTTCATGAAACTGAAGGTGGAAGGCATCAACGATTGTGCCGAGTTGCTGGTGGCCGCCCTGATGGACAACCGCGAGCCGCATATCTTTGGCCGGCGCACCCTGCCGGAAATGGACCTCGCCTCGCTGGCCTGCGCCATCCAGAACCTGTGGCTGGCGGCCCGTGGCGAAGGGCTGGGCATGGGCTGGGTGTCGCTGTTCGACCCATTGGCGCTGGCGGCGCTGCTGGGCATGCCGGCCGGGGCCAAGCCAGTCGCGGTGCTGTGCCTGGGGCCGGTAACGGCGTTTTATCCGGCACCCATGCTGGCGCTGGAAAACTGGGCCGAACCACGGCCCTTGAGTGAAATGCTGTTTGAGAACCAATGGGGAGAACGCCAATGAGCGTGGCCTTGCTGACCGTGGCCGGGGTGGCCCTGGATGCCTTGCTGGGCGAACCGCAGCGGCGCCACCCGCTGGTGGCCTTTGGCAACATGGCTGGCAACCTTGAGCGCCGCCTGAATGCCGGTGGGCGCGGCTGGCGCAGCCACGGCGTCAGCGCGTGGTTTTTGGCGGTGGTGCCGCTGACCTTGTTGGCGCTGATCCTGTCCTGGCTGCCGTACATCGGCTGGCTGGTCGATATGCTGGCGCTGTACTGCGCGGTAGGGCTACGCAGCCTGGGTGAGCATGTGCTGCCAGTGGCCACGGCCTTGCGTCACGGCGACCTGGCGCAAGCTCGGCGCCGTGTCGGCTACCTGGTCAGCCGCGAAACCCGCGAGCTGGACGAACCCGCCGTGGCCCGGGCGGCCACCGAGTCGGTGCTGGAAAACGGCAGTGATGCGGTGTTCGCCGCGCTGTTCTGGTTCGTCGTGGCCGGTGCGCCGGGCGTGGTGCTGTACCGCCTGAGCAACACCCTGGACGCTATGTGGGGTTATCGCAACGAACGCTTCGAACGCTTCGGCTGGTGCGCCGCGCGCGTCGACGACGTGCTCAACTACATCCCGGCAAGGCTGGTAGCGTTGACCTACGCGCTGCTGGGCAAAACCCGCCTGGCCTTGGCCTGCTGGCGCAAACAGGGCCCATTGTGGGACAGCCCCAACGCTGGACCGGTGATGGCCGCCGGTGCGGGTGCACTGGGTGTGGAGCTGGGTGGCCCGGCGGTGTACCACGGCGAGCTGCATGAGCGGCCACGCCTGGGTGACGGGCCAATGGCCGACGCCGACGCCATCGAGCGCGGCTGGGGCTTGGTGCAGCGCGGCGTGTGGCTGTGGCTGCTGGTGATCTGCCTGGGGGCTTATATCAATGCTTGAACACGGTGGCCGCCTGCTACGCGCGGTGCGGCAATACGGCGTCGCCCGCGAACAGTGGCTCGACCTGTCCAGCGGTATTGCGCCCTGGCCGTTCCCGATCCCGTCGATCCCCATTGACGCCTGGGCGCGTCTGCCAGAGACCGAGGACGGCCTGGAAGACGCTGCGCGTGCCTACTACGGTGCCAGCCAATTGCTGCCGGTGGCCGGTTCCCAGGCCGCGATCCAGGCCTTGCCGCTGCTGCGTGCGGCCAGCCGGGTTGGGGTACTGACGCCTTGCTATGCCGAGCACCCTTATGCCTGGCAGCGGGCAGGGCACCAGCTGGTGGAGCTGGCTGAAGCGCAAGTCGACGCGGCGCTCGATAGCCTCAACGTGCTGGTGCTGGTCAACCCCAACAACCCCACCGGCCGTCGGGTGCCGCGTGAACGCCTGCTGGATTGGCACGCGCGCCTGGCCGCCCGCGGTGGTTGGCTGGTGGTCGACGAAGCGTTCATGGACAACAGCCCTGTCGACAGCGTGGTCGATTGTGCCGAGCGCCCTGGCCTGATCGTACTGCGCTCGTTCGGCAAGTTCTTCGGCCTGGCTGGCGTGCGCCTGGGCTTCGTTGCCGCCGAACGCAGCCTGCTGCTGCGCCTTGCCGAGTGGCTAGGCCCGTGGACTGTCAATGGCCCCACCCGGGTGCTGGCCCAGGCCAACCTGGCCGACCACGCCGCCCAGCGGCTGCAGGCCGAGCGCTGTGCCGCTGCCAGCCAGCGGCTGGCGATGCTGTTGCGCACCGCTGGCCTGGCGCCCAGCGGTGGCTGCGAGCTGTTCCAGTACGTGCGCTGCGAGCAGGCTGCGCACCTGCACGATTTTCTCGCCCGTCGCGGCATCCTGGTGCGCTTGTTCGAGCAACCACCGGCAGTACGCCTGGGGCTGCCTGCCTGTGCCGCAGACGAACAGCGCCTGGCCCAGGCCCTGGCGGCCTACCAAAAGGAAACGGCATGACCACCCTCATGGTGCAAGGCACCACCTCCGACGCCGGTAAGAGCACCCTGGTGACCGCATTGTGCCGCTGGTTGTTGCGCCAGGGCGTCGGCGTGGTGCCGTTCAAACCGCAGAACATGGCGCTGAACAGCGCGGTGACCGCTGACGGCGGTGAAATCGGCCGGGCCCAGGCGGTGCAGGCCCAGGCCTGCCGGCTGGCGCCCCACACCGACATGAACCCAGTGCTGCTCAAGCCCAACAGCGACACCGGCGCCCAGGTGATCATCCACGGCCGGGCCGTTACCAGCATGAATGCGGTGGCCTACCACGACTACAAAGCGGTTGCCATGCAGGCGGTGCTGGCCTCGCACCAACGCCTGAGCAGCGCCTGGCCAGTGGTCATGGTCGAAGGCGCGGGGTCGCCGGCGGAGATCAACCTGCGTGCCGGCGACATCGCCAACATGGGCTTTGCCGAAGCGGTGGACTGCCCGGTGATCTTGGTCGCCGACATCAATCGCGGTGGCGTCTTCGCCCACCTGGTGGGCACCTTGGAGCTGCTGTCGGCCAGTGAACAGGCGCGGGTCAAAGGCTTTGTCATCAACCGCTTCCGTGGCGACATCGCCTTGCTGCAACCGGGGCTGGATTGGCTGCAGCAACGTACCGGCAAACCGGTGCTGGGCGTGCTGCCGTATGTCACCGACCTGCACCTGGAAGCCGAAGACGGCATCGATGTGCGTCAGGGGGTGAAGACCGAGCGTGTGCTCAAGGTGATCGTGCCGGTGCTGCCGCGCATCAGCAACCACACCGACTTCGACCCGCTGCGCCTGCACCCGCAGGTTGACCTGCAGTTCATCGGCCCGGGCCAGCCTATCCCGGCTGCCGACCTGATCATTCTGCCGGGCTCGAAAAGCGTGCGTGGTGACCTGGCGCAGCTACGCGAACGCGGCTGGGACAAGGCCATCGAACGGCACCTGCGTTATGGTGGCAAGCTGATTGGCATCTGCGGTGGCCTGCAGATGCTTGGCCGTGAAGTGCATGACCCGCTGGGCTTGGAAGGCGCTGCTGGCTCAAGCCCAGGGCTTGGACTGCTCGATTACGCCACGGTGCTCGAAGCCGAGAAGCAACTGCGCAACGTTGCCGGCGCGCTGAGCCTTGAAGCTGTACCGGTGAGCGGTTATGAAATTCATGCCGGCGTCACCACCGGGCCTGCCTTGCAGCAGCCTGCCGTGCAGTTGGCCGATGGCCGTTGTGATGGCGCAATCAGCGCCGATGGTCAGATCCTCGCCAGCTACCTGCACGGCCTGTTCGAAGGCAGCCAGTCGTGCGCGGCACTGCTGCGTTGGGCTGGCCTGGAGGATGTGCAAACCATCGATTACCAGGCCTTGCGCGAACGCGACATCGAGCGTTTGGCCGACCTGGTGGAAAACCACCTGGACACCGCGCGCCTGCGCCAACTGTGTGGGGTAGCCTGACATGCGCAACCTGATCCTCGGCGGCGCCCGCTCTGGCAAGAGCCGCCTGGCCGAACAGCTGGCCAGTGCCAGTGACCTGCCGGTGACCTACGTCGCCACCAGCCAGGCGCTGGATGGCGAGATGAGCGAACGCGTACGGTTGCACCGCCAGCGTCGCCCTGATGACTGGGGGCTCATCGAAGAACCCCTGGCCCTGGCCGCAGTGCTGCGCACCGAAGCGGCCGAAGGGCGCTGCCTGCTAGTGGATTGCCTGACCTTGTGGCTGACCAATTTGCTGATGCTTGAAGATGACCAGCGCCTGGCCGAGGAGCGTGATGCCTTGCTGGCCTGCCTTGAAGAGTTGCCGGGCACTGTGATCTTGGTCAGTAATGAAACCGGCTTGGGCGTGGTGCCCATGGGCGAGCTGACTCGGCGCTATGTCGACCTGGCCGGCTGGCTGCACCAGGCTGTGGCTGAGCGCTGTCAGCGGGTGGTGCTGACCGTGGCGGGGTTGCCCTTGATGCTGAAAGGGCCTGCGTTGTGAGGGGGGCTGGGTTGAGATTGTATTGGCGCGCAGAGGTGCTTGCCTTGGGGTGTGTGGCGCCTGTGAGATCGAGCGCCGCCGGGGGCTCGATCTCAAGGGGGGGGTGAAGATCTCCAGCCAAGCACCCGCCAGCCCCACCACGCACTGATAACCCCCATTACCCATTCCCAAACAGGCCTATAACCATGACTCAACCCTGGTGGCAAACCCCCTGCCAATCCCAAGACACCGCCGCCATGGACCAGGCTCGCGCCCGTCAGCAGCAGCTCACCAAACCTGCCGGCTCGCTCGGCCAGCTGGAAGGCCTGGCCATCCAGCTGGCTGGCCTGCAGGGCTGTGAACGGCCAACCCTGGAGCGCGTCGCGATCAGCATTTTTGCCGGCGACCACGGCGTGGTCGAAGAGGGCATCTCGGCCTACCCGCAGGCGGTGACCGGGCAGATGCTGCACAACTTCGTCGGCGGTGGTGCGGCGATCAGCGTGCTGGCGCGCCAACTGCAAGCCAGCCTGGAGGTCGTCGACCTGGGTACCATCGACCCGCATCTGGAGCTGCCCGGCGTGCGCCATCTGCGCCTGGGTGCCGGTACTGCCAACTTCGCCCGCCAGCCAGCGATGACCGCGGGCCAACTGCAAGCCGCCTTGCAGGCAGGTCGCGACAGCGCCCTGCGCGCTGCCGAACAAGGTGCGCAGCTGTTCATCGGTGGCGAGATGGGCATTGGCAACACCACGTCCGCTGCAGCCCTGGCCAGCGTGCTGTTGGGGTGCCCAGCCACTGAGCTGAGCGGCCCGGGCACCGGCCTGGACAACGCCGGTGTGCGGCACAAGGCCGAGGTCATCGAGCGCGCGCTGAGCCTGCATAGCCTGCGCGGCGAAGAGCCATTGCAGGCACTGGGCTGTGTCGGGGGGTTCGAGATCGCTGCCTTGGCCGGTGCCTACATTGGTTGCGCGCAGGCCGGTATCGCGGTGCTGGTGGACGGCTTCATCTGCAGCGTCGCCGCGCTGGTGGCAGTGCGCCTCAACCCGCAATGCCGGGCGTGGCTGCTGTTCGCCCATCAAGGTGCAGAGCCTGGGCACAAAGCCTTGCTCGCCGCGCTGCAGGCCGAACCTTTGCTGGCCCTGGGCTTGCGCCTGGGCGAGGGCAGTGGCGCGGCGCTGGCCGTACCACTGTTGCGCCTGGCCTGTGCGTTGCACGGGCAGATGGCGACCTTCGCCGAGGCCGCGGTGGCGGACCGCCCGGCATGATCCTCGACTTGCTGCGCCATGGTGAAACGGAACAGGGCGGCCTGCGTGGCAGCCTCGACGATGCCCTGACCGACAAGGGCTGGGCGCAGATGCGCAGCGCCGTGGCAGGGGCCGGGCCATGGCAGGTGCTGGTCAGCTCGCCGCTACAGCGTTGTGCGCGTTTTGCCGATGAGCTAGGGGCGCGGCTAAACCTGCCAGTGCAACGTGAGGCTGCCCTGCAGGAGCTGCATTTTGGCGATTGGGAAGGCCGCAGCGCGGCGCAGATCATGGAAGACCAGGCGGACGCGCTAGGGCAATTCTGGGCAGACCCTTACGCGTTTACGCCGCCCAACGGCGAGCCGGTCGCGGCGTTTGCCGAGCGTGTGTTGGCTGCTGTCGAGCGCCTGGCTTGTCAGCATGCTGGCAAGCGGGTGCTGCTGGTCACCCATGGTGGCGTGATGCGGCTGTTGCTGGCCCGCGCCCGTGGCTTGCCGAGGGCGCAGTTGTTGCAGGTCGAAGTTGGCCACGCTGCGCTGATGCGGCTGGTGCCGGCGGATGATGGCCAGCTGGTCGAGGTGCGCTGAGATGTTGCCATGGTGGATCGCCGTGCAGTTTCTTAGCAGCCTGCCCGTGCGCCTGCCGGGCATGCCGGCACCGCGTGAGGTGGGGCGTTCGTTGCTGTGCTACCCGCTGGTCGGGTTGCTGTTCGGCCTGTTGCTGTGGCTGGCCAGCTATCTGCTGCAGGGCACGCCGGCGCCGCTGCATGCGGCGTTGTTGCTGACCTTGTGGGTGTTGCTCAGTGGTGCCTTGCACTTGGATGGCCTGGCTGACAGTGCAGACGCCTGGTTGGGCGGTTTTGGCGACCGCGAACGCACCCTGCGGATCATGAAAGACCCGCGCAGCGGGCCGATTGCCGTGGTCACCCTGGTGCTGGTGCTGTTGCTGAAGTTCTGCGCTTTATGGGTACTGGTTGAGCAGGGGATCGGTGCGCAGTTGCTGCTGGCACCGCTGATTGGGCGGGCGGCGATGCTCGGGCTGTTTCTGACTACGCCCTATGTGCGACAGGGTGGTTTGGGGCAGGCGTTGGCCGAGCATCTGCCCCGGCGTGTAGCGGGGTGGGTACTGCTGGGTTGTGCGCTTTTCTGCCTGCTGATGGGCGGATGGATCGTGGCGCTGGCGCTGGCAGTGTTTGCCTGGCTGCGGCAAGTGATGTGCCGACGCCTGGGCGGGACCACCGGCGATACCGCTGGCGCATTGCTGGAGTTGCTGGAATTGGCCGTGGTGCTGGGCTTGGCGTTGGGCCTTTGATCTCCAGGCCGACGCGCCCTGCAGGGGCGGGCGTGCGCGCTAACAAGGTCGAAGCCCGAGCACTCCGCCCAGTATCCTGGCATCCTGAAATTTCTTGCAACAATCATGACGCGGGTATATACACGTATTCATGCTGACCAGTGAATGTATCTGTACCCATCTGCGTCGTGCCGCCCGTGGGGTGAGCCGGCATTACGACGAGGCCCTTGCCGGCTTCGGGGTCAATGTCGCCCAGTTTTCCCTTCTGCGGCATCTGCAGCGGCTCGACCGCCCGAGTATCACGACCTTGGCCGAGGCCATGGGCCTGGAGCGTAGTACCTTGGGCCGCAACCTGCGCGTGCTTGAGGCTGAAGGGCTGGTGGCCTTGGCCGATGGCGACGACCAGCGCAACCGCGTGGTGCTACTGACTGAGGCCGGTAAACAGCTGCTGGGCGCTGCCCATCCGGCTTGGGAACAGGCCCAGGCCGAACTGGTCGAGCGGTTAGGGGTCGGGCAGCGGGATGAATTGGTGCGCTTGCTCAATCAACTGGCTTGAATTGATACGACTATAAGCGGGTATATACCCGTAAAATCCTTGCGATGTGCTGGAGATAACGACAATGACTTCGGTGTGGCGAACCAGCGGGTGGGTATTGGTGGGGGCGGCATTGATCCTGGCGCTGTCCCTGGGCGTGCGGCACGGCTTTGGTCTGTTCCTGGCGCCGATGAGCGCCGACTTTGGCTGGGGGCGTGAAGTGTTCGCTTTCGCCATTGCCTTGCAGAACCTGATTTGGGGGCTGGCGCAACCGTTCGCCGGTGCCTTGGCCGACCGCTTGGGCGCGGCGCGGGTGGTGATCATTGGCGGCATTCTCTACGCCGTCGGGTTGATGCTGATGGGCACGGCCGATTCGGCTTGGTCGCTGTCGCTGAGTGCCGGCTTGCTGATCGGCATCGGCCTGTCCGGAACCTCTTTCTCGGTCATCCTCGGCGTGGTCGGGCGTGCCGTGCCGGCGCACAAGCGCAGCATGGCCATGGGTATCGCCAGTGCTGCCGGCTCGTTTGGCCAGTTCGCGATGTTGCCGGGCACCCTCGGGCTTATCCAGTGGCTGGGTTGGTCCGCAGCGTTGCTGGTACTGGGCTTGATGGTGGCACTGATCGTGCCCTTCGTCGGCTTGCTGCGCGACCGCCCGCTGCCCAGCCATGGCACGGAACAGACCCTCGGCCAGGCCCTGCACGAAGCGTGCTCGCACTCCGGCTTCTGGTTGCTGGCACTGGGCTTCTTCGTTTGTGGTTTTCAGGTAGTATTCATTGGCGTGCACCTGCCGGCCTACCTGGTTGACCAGCACCTGGCCGCGACCACCGGTACCACGGTGCTGGCGCTGGTCGGGCTGTTCAATATCGTCGGCACCTTCACTGCCGGCTGGCTGGGCGGGCGCATGTCCAAGCCGCGCCTGCTGACCGGGCTGTACCTGCTGCGCGCGGTGGTGATCGTGCTGTTCCTGTGGGCGCCGGTAACGGAATACAGCGCTTACCTGTTCGGCATCGCCATGGGCCTGCTGTGGTTGTCCACGGTGCCGCTGACCAATGGCACGGTGGCTACGCTGTTCGGTGTGCGCAACTTGTCGATGCTTGGCGGTATCGTCTTCCTCTTCCACCAGCTGGGCGCGTTCCTGGGTGGCTGGTTGGGTGGGGTGGTGTATGACCGCACCGGCAGTTACGACCTGGTCTGGCAGATTTCCATCCTGCTTAGCCTGTTGGCCGCCGCCCTCAACTGGCCGGTGCGCGAACGCCCGGTCGCGCGCCTGCAGGCCCAGGCCGCATGAACCGCTACCTGGCCCGCGGGCTGCTGGCCATCACCGCCTTGCTGCTGCTGGCGCTGGTGTGGTGGGGCTGGCACAAAGGCGGCATGGCGTTGATGCAGCTGGGCATGAGTGTTTGTTAGGCGCTACCCTGCAAGCTCAAGGATAGTTTTGCGGGAGAAACGAACCATGCGTGGACAGTGGTTGACGGTGCCGGTGCTGGCCCTGCTTGCCAGCGCCTCGAGCTGGGCCGCCGATTGCCCGGCGTTATTGCAGGGCAGCCTACCCGAGTTGCGCGGCAAGGGGCAGGTCGACCTGTGCCAACGCTTTGCCGGCAAGCCGCTGGTGGTGGTGAACACGGCCAGCTATTGCGGTTTCGCGCCACAGTTCGAGGGGCTGGAGGCGACGTACAAGGAGTATCACGAACAGGGCCTGGAAATGCTTGGCGTGCCGTCCAATGACTTCAAGCAGGAAGATGCTGACAGCGAGAAAACGGCCAAGGTTTGTTATGCCAACTACGGCGTCACCTTCACCATGACCAAGACACAGGCGGTGCGGGGCAAGGATGCGATTCCGCTGTTTGCTGGGCTGGCCAGCCAGAGCAGTGCGCCGAAGTGGAATTTCTACAAGTACGTGGTTGATCGCAAGGGCAAGGTGATCGGCAACTTCTCCAGCCTGACCAAGCCGGATGATCCGGCGTTCCGGGCAGCCATCGAAAAGGCTATAGCCTCACAGCAGTGATGTAGCCGCTCTTGCTCTTGCTTCGGCTTTTGCTTCTAAGCGCGCGATAGTTCAGGCGCCGCCGATTGCGACTTCAGGAGGCCGAGCGACGGGCTTGCGGAGGGGGAGGGCGGGCATGGATGCCCGAAAAGCGGGATAGTGCGGGTTTTTCTATAGCGCATAGTCCATTGGCGATGGCGACGCTGACTCACCTTTTCGCCCTTACGGCGAGTCACTTTTTGTCAAACGCGACAAAAAGTAACCAAAAAACGCTGCGCTCCCATCATCCGGCCCCTACGCTGCGCTCCGGGGTCCCCTCTCTCCGGCCTTGCTCCCGGGAGGACCGCGCTGCAGGCCCCATCCTGGGGCCCAGCGCTTGACGGGCATCCATGCCCGTCACCTCCCTCCGCAAGACCTGCGTTCGGCCTCCTGAAGTCGCGAAGATCAAGATCAAGATCAAGATCAAGATCAAGATCAAGATCAAGATCAAGATCAAGATCAAGATCAAGATCAAGATCAAGATCAAGATCAAGATCAAGATCAAGATCAAGATCAAGAGCGGGTACTGTGCTCGGGGGGGCGGGCTTGCGTCACTTTGCATGCACCGTAATCGCCACCAATCGCACCACCATCGGCCTCACCATCAACACACAAACGAACGCCACTGGCATCGCCAATTGGTAAGCCTTCAGCACATTGTTCAGGTACTCCGGGTTAACCCCAGCATTCGCCGCGGTAATCACGAAGCACATCAACAGCGCCATGATCGACGACATGTAGAAGGCAAAGACGTAGGGCGTGGCGCCCGGGTGCAATTTGCGTCGGCTGCGCGCCTGGGACAGGTTGCTCATGCGAACTCCTGAAAGGTCAGTGGAGGCGCAGGTTAGCAAGGCGCCGGACGGCAGCTGTAGACCAGCGGTAATGAGTTCTTTATAAAGAGATTCTTACGATTCGAAGAGCTCAGCATGGACCTGCTCAACGCCATCCGCAGTTTCATCAAGGTAGTCGAAGCCGGCAGCATCGCCGCTGGCGCCCGTAACCTGGGCCTGAGCCCGGCGGCGGTGAGCCAGAACCTGGCCCGTCTGGAGGGCCACTTGCAGGCGCGCCTGCTCAGCCGCACCACTCGCAGCATGGCGCTGACGCCTGCCGGCGCCCAGTATTATCAACGCGTAAGGCACATCGAGCGTGACCTCGCCCTGGCCGAGCAGGCCGTCTCAACCCCCGACACTGAGCCTCAGGGGCGGCTGTGCATTGCCTCTACCTCTGCCTTTGGTCGCCACGTCCTGGCACCGTTGATCCCCGCATTCAGTGCCCGCTACCCACTGCTTTCGATAGAGTTGGTAACGACTGATCGGCGCGTCAACCATGCGCGGGAAGATGTCGATGTGAGCCTGCGCATCTCCCCCCAACTGGAAGACCAACTGCTGGCCAGGCACATCGCTCGTATCCCCTTCATTTGCTGCGCCTCGCCCGGTTACCTGCAAAAAGCCGGGGTGCCGGCCACGCCCGAGACCTTGCGCGATCACCGCTGCCTGGTGTTCCGCTACCCGGTGGAGGGGCGCTTCCTGCGTTGGGGGTTCGTGCGTGACGGGCTGCGTTTCGAGGCCGAGTTCGGCAGCGTATTGATCAGCGATGACATCGATGCCTTGACCCAGATGGCAGTGCACGATGGCGGTAT
Proteins encoded:
- a CDS encoding cobyrinate a,c-diamide synthase encodes the protein MSQPRHCPAVLIAAPASGQGKTTVTAALARLHRNLGRNVRVFKCGPDFLDPMILERASGAPVYQLDLWMIGAEESRRLLWEAAGEADLILIEGVMGLFDGTPSSADLARHFGVPVLAVIDGTAMAQTFGALALGLARYQADLPFAGVLANRVGSLRHAQLLEGSLTEGLRWYGGLSRERGIELPSRHLGLVQASELNDLDARLDAAAEALGASCDAALPPPVTFAEPEPQTGAASLAGVRIGVARDEAFAFTYGANLDLLRNLGAQLEFFSPLHDRELPAVDSLYLPGGYPELHHHALAGNAPMNEAIRAHHAQGKPLLAECGGMLYLLDALTDVAGERAQLLGLLPGEATMQKRLAALALQAVELPEGTLRGHTYHHSLTNTALAPIARGLSPNGGRGNEAVYRLGRLTASYVHFYFPSNPDAAAALLRP
- the cbiB gene encoding adenosylcobinamide-phosphate synthase CbiB — protein: MSVALLTVAGVALDALLGEPQRRHPLVAFGNMAGNLERRLNAGGRGWRSHGVSAWFLAVVPLTLLALILSWLPYIGWLVDMLALYCAVGLRSLGEHVLPVATALRHGDLAQARRRVGYLVSRETRELDEPAVARAATESVLENGSDAVFAALFWFVVAGAPGVVLYRLSNTLDAMWGYRNERFERFGWCAARVDDVLNYIPARLVALTYALLGKTRLALACWRKQGPLWDSPNAGPVMAAGAGALGVELGGPAVYHGELHERPRLGDGPMADADAIERGWGLVQRGVWLWLLVICLGAYINA
- the cobT gene encoding nicotinate-nucleotide--dimethylbenzimidazole phosphoribosyltransferase; translated protein: MTQPWWQTPCQSQDTAAMDQARARQQQLTKPAGSLGQLEGLAIQLAGLQGCERPTLERVAISIFAGDHGVVEEGISAYPQAVTGQMLHNFVGGGAAISVLARQLQASLEVVDLGTIDPHLELPGVRHLRLGAGTANFARQPAMTAGQLQAALQAGRDSALRAAEQGAQLFIGGEMGIGNTTSAAALASVLLGCPATELSGPGTGLDNAGVRHKAEVIERALSLHSLRGEEPLQALGCVGGFEIAALAGAYIGCAQAGIAVLVDGFICSVAALVAVRLNPQCRAWLLFAHQGAEPGHKALLAALQAEPLLALGLRLGEGSGAALAVPLLRLACALHGQMATFAEAAVADRPA
- a CDS encoding adenosylcobinamide-GDP ribazoletransferase, whose protein sequence is MLPWWIAVQFLSSLPVRLPGMPAPREVGRSLLCYPLVGLLFGLLLWLASYLLQGTPAPLHAALLLTLWVLLSGALHLDGLADSADAWLGGFGDRERTLRIMKDPRSGPIAVVTLVLVLLLKFCALWVLVEQGIGAQLLLAPLIGRAAMLGLFLTTPYVRQGGLGQALAEHLPRRVAGWVLLGCALFCLLMGGWIVALALAVFAWLRQVMCRRLGGTTGDTAGALLELLELAVVLGLALGL
- a CDS encoding histidine phosphatase family protein produces the protein MILDLLRHGETEQGGLRGSLDDALTDKGWAQMRSAVAGAGPWQVLVSSPLQRCARFADELGARLNLPVQREAALQELHFGDWEGRSAAQIMEDQADALGQFWADPYAFTPPNGEPVAAFAERVLAAVERLACQHAGKRVLLVTHGGVMRLLLARARGLPRAQLLQVEVGHAALMRLVPADDGQLVEVR
- the bluB gene encoding 5,6-dimethylbenzimidazole synthase, translating into MSEHAFSDAERAAIYRAIGERRDMRHFAGGEVAPELLGRLLAAAHQAPSVGLMQPWRFIRITQRDLRTRIQALVEAERVRTAEALGERSDAFMKLKVEGINDCAELLVAALMDNREPHIFGRRTLPEMDLASLACAIQNLWLAARGEGLGMGWVSLFDPLALAALLGMPAGAKPVAVLCLGPVTAFYPAPMLALENWAEPRPLSEMLFENQWGERQ
- a CDS encoding MarR family winged helix-turn-helix transcriptional regulator, with protein sequence MLTSECICTHLRRAARGVSRHYDEALAGFGVNVAQFSLLRHLQRLDRPSITTLAEAMGLERSTLGRNLRVLEAEGLVALADGDDQRNRVVLLTEAGKQLLGAAHPAWEQAQAELVERLGVGQRDELVRLLNQLA
- the cobD gene encoding threonine-phosphate decarboxylase CobD, with translation MLEHGGRLLRAVRQYGVAREQWLDLSSGIAPWPFPIPSIPIDAWARLPETEDGLEDAARAYYGASQLLPVAGSQAAIQALPLLRAASRVGVLTPCYAEHPYAWQRAGHQLVELAEAQVDAALDSLNVLVLVNPNNPTGRRVPRERLLDWHARLAARGGWLVVDEAFMDNSPVDSVVDCAERPGLIVLRSFGKFFGLAGVRLGFVAAERSLLLRLAEWLGPWTVNGPTRVLAQANLADHAAQRLQAERCAAASQRLAMLLRTAGLAPSGGCELFQYVRCEQAAHLHDFLARRGILVRLFEQPPAVRLGLPACAADEQRLAQALAAYQKETA
- the cobU gene encoding bifunctional adenosylcobinamide kinase/adenosylcobinamide-phosphate guanylyltransferase — encoded protein: MRNLILGGARSGKSRLAEQLASASDLPVTYVATSQALDGEMSERVRLHRQRRPDDWGLIEEPLALAAVLRTEAAEGRCLLVDCLTLWLTNLLMLEDDQRLAEERDALLACLEELPGTVILVSNETGLGVVPMGELTRRYVDLAGWLHQAVAERCQRVVLTVAGLPLMLKGPAL
- a CDS encoding cobyric acid synthase, translated to MTTLMVQGTTSDAGKSTLVTALCRWLLRQGVGVVPFKPQNMALNSAVTADGGEIGRAQAVQAQACRLAPHTDMNPVLLKPNSDTGAQVIIHGRAVTSMNAVAYHDYKAVAMQAVLASHQRLSSAWPVVMVEGAGSPAEINLRAGDIANMGFAEAVDCPVILVADINRGGVFAHLVGTLELLSASEQARVKGFVINRFRGDIALLQPGLDWLQQRTGKPVLGVLPYVTDLHLEAEDGIDVRQGVKTERVLKVIVPVLPRISNHTDFDPLRLHPQVDLQFIGPGQPIPAADLIILPGSKSVRGDLAQLRERGWDKAIERHLRYGGKLIGICGGLQMLGREVHDPLGLEGAAGSSPGLGLLDYATVLEAEKQLRNVAGALSLEAVPVSGYEIHAGVTTGPALQQPAVQLADGRCDGAISADGQILASYLHGLFEGSQSCAALLRWAGLEDVQTIDYQALRERDIERLADLVENHLDTARLRQLCGVA